One window from the genome of Clostridiales bacterium encodes:
- a CDS encoding phosphoglycerate kinase, which yields MNKKTVRDVDVKGKKVLVRCDFNVPMKDGVITDENRILGALPTIKYLLDQGAKVTLCSHMGKPHSILSAEVKLNKKDKKKVEAGETTAEAIIEKAKKDEPKKLTLAPVAARLNELLGGKVTFAKDVIGPDATAKRKALKAGEAVLIENLRFHWEEEGKDEAFCKALAADAEVYVNDAFGTAHRSHASTAAIVEYGIIKTAVCGCLIEKELSVMGATIENPPHPFVAILGGAKVADKLNVISNLLEKCDTLIIGGGMAYTFLKAKGYEVGTSLLDEEKIGYCKDMIDKAAKLGKELVLPIDTVITSHFPEPIDEAIEVKTVPSNAIPADMMGMDIGEKTRALYASKVAGAKAVVWNGPMGVFENPTLAKGTIAVAQALADVYGKCTTIIGGGDSAAAVKQLGFADKMSHISTGGGASLEYLEGKVLPGIACLNDK from the coding sequence ATGAACAAGAAAACAGTTCGTGACGTAGACGTAAAGGGCAAGAAAGTTCTTGTCCGCTGCGACTTCAACGTACCTATGAAGGACGGCGTTATCACCGACGAGAACCGCATTCTCGGCGCGCTGCCGACCATCAAGTATTTGCTCGATCAGGGCGCGAAGGTCACGCTTTGCTCGCACATGGGCAAGCCGCATTCCATTCTTTCCGCCGAGGTTAAGCTCAACAAGAAAGACAAGAAAAAGGTCGAGGCGGGCGAAACGACTGCCGAAGCCATAATCGAGAAAGCGAAAAAGGACGAGCCGAAAAAGCTCACGCTTGCGCCCGTCGCGGCTAGGCTTAACGAGCTGCTCGGCGGCAAAGTAACGTTCGCTAAGGACGTTATCGGTCCCGACGCTACAGCTAAGCGCAAGGCGCTCAAAGCGGGCGAGGCTGTGCTCATCGAGAACCTGCGCTTCCATTGGGAAGAAGAAGGCAAGGACGAGGCGTTCTGTAAAGCGCTCGCCGCCGACGCCGAAGTGTACGTAAACGACGCGTTCGGCACGGCGCACCGCTCGCACGCGTCGACTGCGGCTATCGTCGAGTACGGCATTATCAAGACGGCGGTCTGCGGCTGCCTTATCGAGAAAGAGCTCTCGGTCATGGGCGCGACCATCGAGAACCCGCCGCACCCGTTCGTTGCTATTCTTGGCGGCGCTAAGGTTGCCGACAAGCTCAACGTTATTTCCAACCTCCTCGAAAAATGCGACACGCTCATCATCGGCGGCGGCATGGCGTATACCTTCCTTAAAGCCAAGGGCTACGAGGTCGGCACTTCGCTTCTCGACGAGGAGAAGATCGGCTACTGCAAGGACATGATCGACAAAGCGGCTAAGCTCGGCAAAGAGCTCGTTCTGCCTATCGATACCGTTATCACTTCGCATTTCCCCGAGCCTATCGACGAGGCTATCGAGGTCAAGACCGTTCCGTCGAACGCTATCCCCGCAGACATGATGGGTATGGATATCGGCGAGAAAACGCGCGCGCTGTACGCGAGCAAGGTCGCGGGCGCGAAAGCCGTTGTTTGGAACGGACCTATGGGCGTGTTCGAGAACCCCACGCTCGCTAAGGGCACGATCGCTGTTGCGCAGGCGCTCGCCGACGTATACGGCAAGTGCACCACGATCATCGGCGGCGGCGACAGTGCTGCTGCGGTCAAACAGCTCGGCTTCGCCGATAAGATGAGCCACATAAGCACCGGTGGCGGCGCGTCGCTCGAATACCTCGAAGGCAAGGTTTTGCCGGGCATTGCGTGCTTGAATGACAAGTAA